Genomic window (Nitrososphaerota archaeon):
CTTTGGTGTAAGATTTGAGGATTTAGCCTCTATAGGCTTCACAACGCTAATCGCAGCCTGCATCCTAGTATTTCTACGCCTCATCGTCCAAGGAATACGCTTTCACTTGCTGACCAGTGTCTTAAATATTAGAGCGGGGTTTGCAAGTAGTTTATTAGCCAGGGTTTCATCCGAATTTGTGAGCTTATCCACCCCAACGTTCATTGGAGGCGAGGCTGTTAGGCTCGCTTGGCTTAAAGCGCGTGGCGCTGATCTCGGTAAGGCTACTTGGATAGTCTTCTTAGAGATCTATCTAGATGTGGTTTCTACAGCCCTAGTTGTCTACGCTTCAGCATCCTACTTGCTTCTACGCCGTGAATATCTGCTAACATCCTTGGCTGTGCTAACCTCTACCGTAACAACCGCTTTCTTCACATCCATATACATGCTTTCAAAGAAGAAGATCATCCATATACCGGACTGGTTGCAAAATGTTATCAGATTTTTCCTTGGCGAGTCTAGGGGAAGCAGAGTAATCACCTCTCTAAACCAGAATCTACTCTCATACCACAACTCAGCAATCAACATGAATTCCATCTTCAGTTGTAAGCGGAGTTTTGGGATTCTGCTATGCACGGCTCTTATGATCCTTTTAAGCGGCGCTATAACCCAACTTATTGT
Coding sequences:
- a CDS encoding flippase-like domain-containing protein; translated protein: MKIKRAVAAGLGLSIGFVVAYSLLFGVRFEDLASIGFTTLIAACILVFLRLIVQGIRFHLLTSVLNIRAGFASSLLARVSSEFVSLSTPTFIGGEAVRLAWLKARGADLGKATWIVFLEIYLDVVSTALVVYASASYLLLRREYLLTSLAVLTSTVTTAFFTSIYMLSKKKIIHIPDWLQNVIRFFLGESRGSRVITSLNQNLLSYHNSAINMNSIFSCKRSFGILLCTALMILLSGAITQLIVGGSPSLRGLLLSISGFYISLVIGTLPITIGGSGVSELVLNHFTINIIGSNSWARVIAWRIVTYHIPLTISGLSLAVLSYRGLAQKED